The genomic window GTGCGCCGGGCATCTCAAGCGCTTCCGGGAGGTAGCCCAGATAGCGCTCGTGATAGCGCGCCAGAGCCTGGCGGAAGAGCGATTCCTTGTTACCGAACGCCGAATAGAGGGCAGGCCGCTCAACGCCGGTCGCCTCGGTCAGATCGGCATAGGACGTGCCCTCATAGCCCTTGCGCCAGAAGGCACACAGTGCGGCATCAAGGGCCTTGTCCACGCAAAATTCACGATGGCGTCCCATAAGATCAACCCGGCTATTTTCATAACGATCATTACTAAACCACTTGACAGCCCGTGTCCAGATTTCATACCAATCGTTACCATAATGATGATTATGATAAATGGGCAATGTCGCCCATCTTGGATCAGGCCGGACCCTGGTCCTGCACAGAAAGGATTTTCCATGCAGACCCTGTTGAAGGGAAAAGTCGTCCTGATCACGGGCGGCTCGCGTGGGCTTGGTGCCGCGACGGCGGAGGCCTTCGCGGAGCGCGGCGCGGATGTTGCGATCAGCTATGCCGCCTCGGCCGACAAGGCCGAGGCGGTCGTGGCGAAGCTGAGGGCAAAGGGGGCGCGCGCGATCGCGATCAAGAGCGATCAGGCCGATTTGTCCACCGCCCGGCCCTTGATCGACGCGGTGATCGCCGAATTCGGCCAGCTCGACATCCTCGTGAACAATGCCGGCATCGCAGTCCAGGGCCATCTCGTCGACGATCCCGCGCTCGATGGAGAGGCATATAATCGCAAGTGGCAGGTCAATGTCATGGGCACCATCGCCAACACCCGTGCGGCAGCGCCCAGGCTGAGCAATGGTGGCCGGATCATCTTCATCGGCTCGGGGCTCGGCTCTTTCGTCCCCTTCCCGGGCGTCGCCGATTATGCCGCAACGAAGTGGGCGCTTGCCGGATACGCCAAGGGCATCGCGCGCGACCTTGGCCCCCGGAACATCACCGTGAATGTCGTACAGCCCGGCATCATGCCCACGGACATGGCCTCGGACGTCGCCGGCGAGCTTCCGGACCGCGAGGCGATTCTGGACATGCATCCGATCCGTCGCATCGCAACCCTCGAAGAAGTGGCGGAAACCATCTGCTTCCTCGCCGGTTCGTCTGCGGGCTATATCAACGGCGAGACCATCAATATGAC from Tistrella bauzanensis includes these protein-coding regions:
- a CDS encoding SDR family NAD(P)-dependent oxidoreductase, which gives rise to MQTLLKGKVVLITGGSRGLGAATAEAFAERGADVAISYAASADKAEAVVAKLRAKGARAIAIKSDQADLSTARPLIDAVIAEFGQLDILVNNAGIAVQGHLVDDPALDGEAYNRKWQVNVMGTIANTRAAAPRLSNGGRIIFIGSGLGSFVPFPGVADYAATKWALAGYAKGIARDLGPRNITVNVVQPGIMPTDMASDVAGELPDREAILDMHPIRRIATLEEVAETICFLAGSSAGYINGETINMTGGFGI